One Streptomyces lincolnensis genomic region harbors:
- a CDS encoding bifunctional transcriptional activator/DNA repair enzyme AdaA: MDEDTRYEAVRSRDGRFDGEFFFAVETTGIYCRPSCPAVTPKRHNVRFFATAAAAQGSGFRACRRCRPDAVPGSADWNVRADVVGRAMRLIGDGVVDREGVAGLAARLGYSARQVQRQLTTELGAGPVALARAQRAHTARVLLQTTDLPVTQIAFASGFASVRQFNDTMREVYASTPSELRAATRTTRRAATPTAGIPLRLAHRGPYQTGAAFDLLEAEAVTGVEEVSGARGRRMYRRTLRLPHGTGIVAVDERPGTARSASGANPGGWLDARLHLTDPRDLTTAVQRLRRLFDLDADPYAVDERLGTDERLAPLVAARPGLRSPGTADPEELAVRALVGRAESERLVRRYGKALDAPCGSLTHVFPEPAVLAEAEPEGPLGALTAALADGAVRLDPGADRDDAQQALYALPGLDGRVVAAIRTRALGDPDVAPPGLDVPDSWRPWRSYAVQHLRAAGKLEY; the protein is encoded by the coding sequence ATGGACGAAGACACCAGGTACGAAGCGGTACGGAGCAGGGACGGGCGGTTCGACGGGGAGTTCTTCTTCGCTGTCGAGACGACCGGGATCTACTGCCGTCCCAGCTGCCCGGCGGTGACGCCGAAGCGGCACAACGTGCGGTTCTTCGCGACGGCCGCCGCCGCGCAGGGCTCGGGGTTCCGGGCCTGCCGGCGGTGCCGGCCGGACGCCGTGCCGGGCTCGGCGGACTGGAACGTCCGGGCGGATGTCGTGGGGCGGGCCATGCGCCTGATCGGAGACGGTGTCGTCGATCGTGAGGGCGTCGCCGGGCTCGCCGCGCGGCTGGGGTACAGCGCGCGGCAGGTGCAGCGGCAGCTCACCACCGAGCTCGGCGCCGGACCCGTCGCGCTGGCCCGCGCCCAGCGGGCCCACACCGCCCGGGTCCTGCTCCAGACCACCGACCTGCCGGTCACCCAGATCGCGTTCGCGTCGGGGTTCGCCAGCGTGCGGCAGTTCAACGACACCATGCGCGAGGTGTACGCCTCGACGCCGAGCGAACTCAGGGCCGCCACCCGGACCACGCGGCGCGCGGCCACCCCCACGGCGGGCATCCCGCTGCGGCTCGCCCACCGGGGGCCCTACCAGACCGGCGCCGCCTTCGACCTGCTGGAGGCCGAGGCGGTGACCGGGGTGGAGGAGGTGAGCGGGGCACGCGGACGGCGGATGTACCGCCGTACTCTGCGCCTGCCCCACGGCACCGGCATCGTCGCCGTCGACGAGCGTCCGGGCACCGCCAGGTCCGCGTCCGGGGCGAACCCGGGCGGCTGGCTGGACGCCCGGCTGCACCTCACCGACCCCCGCGACCTCACCACCGCCGTGCAGCGGCTGCGGCGGCTGTTCGACCTCGACGCGGACCCGTACGCCGTCGACGAGCGGCTCGGTACCGACGAACGGCTCGCCCCGCTCGTCGCCGCCCGGCCCGGACTGCGCTCGCCCGGAACCGCCGACCCGGAGGAACTCGCGGTGCGGGCCCTGGTGGGACGCGCGGAGTCCGAACGGCTGGTCCGGCGGTACGGAAAGGCGCTCGACGCCCCCTGCGGAAGCCTCACCCATGTGTTCCCCGAACCGGCCGTCCTCGCGGAGGCCGAGCCGGAGGGCCCCCTGGGCGCGCTCACCGCCGCCCTCGCCGACGGCGCCGTACGCCTGGATCCGGGCGCCGACCGGGACGACGCACAGCAGGCGTTGTACGCCCTGCCCGGTCTGGACGGCCGGGTCGTCGCCGCGATCCGCACCCGTGCCCTCGGCGATCCCGACGTCGCCCCACCGGGCCTCGACGTTCCCGACAGCTGGCGCCCCTGGCGCTCCTATGCCGTACAACACCTGCGTGCAGCAGGGAAGTTGGAGTACTGA
- a CDS encoding methylated-DNA--[protein]-cysteine S-methyltransferase has translation MTMRWTHLDSPVGRLLLTADDEGALTSLSVPEQKNGRTVQEGWRHDPGPFRAAEEQLAAYFAGELKDFDLELSSAGSEFRERVWTALDTVPYGATTSYGEIAARIGAPRAAVRAVGGAIGANPLLILRPCHRVIGANGALTGYAGGLERKTHLLTLEGVL, from the coding sequence ATGACCATGCGTTGGACCCACCTCGACAGCCCCGTCGGCCGGTTGCTGCTCACCGCCGACGACGAGGGCGCGCTGACCTCGCTGTCCGTGCCGGAGCAGAAGAACGGCCGTACCGTCCAGGAGGGCTGGCGGCACGACCCCGGCCCCTTCCGGGCGGCCGAGGAGCAGCTCGCCGCCTACTTCGCCGGTGAACTCAAGGACTTCGACCTGGAGTTGAGCAGTGCGGGCAGTGAGTTCCGGGAGCGGGTCTGGACCGCCCTGGACACCGTCCCGTACGGCGCGACCACGTCGTACGGCGAGATCGCCGCGCGGATCGGCGCTCCCCGCGCCGCCGTCCGGGCCGTCGGCGGCGCGATCGGCGCCAACCCGCTGCTGATCCTGCGGCCCTGCCACCGGGTGATCGGCGCGAACGGTGCCCTCACCGGGTACGCGGGCGGACTGGAACGCAAGACCCACCTGCTCACCCTCGAAGGCGTGCTGTAG
- a CDS encoding PPOX class F420-dependent oxidoreductase yields the protein MTAFSEAERAYLKSQRLGRLATVDRHGQPQANPVGFFPQDDGTILIGGHALGATKKWRNLQKNPKVALVVDDIVSERPWTVRGIDIRGEAELLTGPHELGPHFSEELIRIHPRRVHSWGLADDA from the coding sequence ATGACCGCATTCAGTGAGGCCGAGCGCGCCTACCTCAAGTCGCAGCGACTGGGACGGCTGGCGACCGTCGACCGGCACGGGCAGCCGCAGGCGAACCCGGTGGGCTTCTTCCCGCAGGACGACGGCACGATCCTGATCGGCGGCCACGCACTGGGCGCCACCAAGAAGTGGCGCAACCTCCAGAAGAACCCGAAGGTCGCGCTGGTGGTCGACGACATCGTCAGCGAGCGCCCCTGGACGGTGCGCGGTATCGACATCCGCGGGGAGGCGGAGCTCCTCACCGGCCCGCACGAGCTGGGCCCGCACTTCAGTGAGGAGCTGATCCGCATCCATCCGCGCCGGGTGCACAGCTGGGGGCTGGCGGACGACGCCTAA
- a CDS encoding DUF456 domain-containing protein, which translates to MGTVDLLLVGLVILFGLGGVLVPGVPGSWLVWAAVMWWALKDPQPVAWAVLVGATVALFLSQVVRWALPPRRLRASGATPRMGVYAGVGAFAGFFLVPVLGAIPGFMGGIYLYERLRLGRHGEARAALRTAMRSGGSSVLAELFTCLLITGAWLGAVIWG; encoded by the coding sequence ATGGGAACGGTGGACCTCCTGCTGGTCGGGCTGGTCATCCTGTTCGGTCTGGGCGGGGTGCTGGTGCCCGGCGTGCCGGGGTCCTGGCTGGTGTGGGCCGCGGTGATGTGGTGGGCGCTGAAGGATCCGCAGCCGGTCGCCTGGGCGGTGCTGGTGGGGGCGACCGTCGCGCTGTTCCTCTCGCAGGTGGTGCGCTGGGCGCTGCCGCCCCGACGGCTGCGCGCGAGCGGTGCGACACCGCGCATGGGCGTGTACGCCGGGGTCGGGGCCTTCGCCGGCTTCTTCCTGGTCCCCGTGCTCGGCGCGATCCCCGGCTTCATGGGCGGGATCTACCTGTACGAACGGCTCCGCCTCGGCCGCCACGGCGAGGCCCGGGCGGCCCTGCGCACGGCGATGCGCTCGGGCGGCTCCAGCGTGCTCGCGGAGCTGTTCACCTGTCTGCTGATCACGGGGGCGTGGCTGGGGGCGGTGATCTGGGGCTGA
- a CDS encoding PP2C family serine/threonine-protein phosphatase, whose amino-acid sequence MSQQGGTPTGHEDDWWGQLYDDSTEDTGPTAAPDSLDDRFASAADAVEGRPPGTAAAVPAQRPGADGSEPQARDARQRAPWEPPPDAPEGPATFPLGPKPPGFAEYTPPERAPSATGSSVEEPPATTVPASPMPPDTPPPPATPPPPPPPFGPPRPTEPPTGQDRSPTDATPDDSGPQDTEPGPAPGSPQDSPGRAPEPDSPQDGRTPTRLDVPSLPADPVDHVGSGPPTYEAEPTALPPADPDDLDDLVADTVLDGARYGSGTLRAVSVRGDSARFRGEPRRDSLLTARFGSGEQALVLVAMATGARATPGAHRAAAEACQWIGRAVGRSHARLGEDIRAGRRGDLKSGLHRLTDRSLGKLRASAAEQGIDPEEYAATLRCLLLPADPECRTRVFFGVGAGGLFRLRDGEWHDIEPRVTDVAGEPVVGFGSLPAETPEGDRLTMDLGIPTPPSPYEPAPEPSREPFRFRASIARPGDTLLMCTGGLAEPLRGEPELCEHLTDRWSGPTPPGLAAFLADTQVRVKGYADDRTAAAVWEA is encoded by the coding sequence ATGAGCCAGCAGGGGGGAACGCCCACCGGTCATGAGGACGACTGGTGGGGGCAGCTGTACGACGACTCCACCGAGGACACCGGCCCCACGGCCGCACCCGACTCCCTCGACGACCGCTTCGCCTCGGCGGCGGACGCGGTGGAGGGGCGGCCACCCGGGACCGCGGCCGCGGTCCCCGCGCAACGCCCGGGGGCGGACGGCTCGGAGCCGCAGGCGCGGGACGCACGGCAGCGGGCTCCCTGGGAGCCTCCACCCGATGCCCCCGAGGGCCCGGCGACGTTCCCGCTCGGCCCGAAACCGCCGGGATTCGCCGAGTACACGCCTCCGGAGCGCGCCCCCTCGGCCACCGGCAGTTCCGTGGAGGAGCCACCGGCGACCACCGTCCCCGCCTCGCCGATGCCCCCGGACACTCCGCCGCCTCCTGCGACTCCACCGCCTCCGCCACCCCCCTTCGGCCCCCCTCGGCCCACGGAACCCCCCACCGGGCAGGACCGCAGCCCCACCGACGCCACCCCCGACGACTCCGGGCCGCAGGACACCGAGCCCGGCCCCGCCCCCGGCTCACCGCAGGACAGTCCCGGCCGAGCCCCGGAGCCCGACTCCCCGCAGGACGGCCGGACGCCCACCCGTCTCGACGTGCCCTCCCTGCCGGCCGACCCCGTCGACCACGTGGGCTCCGGACCGCCCACCTACGAGGCCGAACCGACCGCGCTGCCCCCGGCGGACCCGGACGACCTGGACGACCTGGTCGCGGACACCGTGCTGGACGGGGCCCGCTACGGCTCCGGGACGCTGCGGGCGGTGTCCGTGCGCGGGGATTCCGCGAGGTTCCGGGGGGAGCCGCGCCGCGACTCGCTGCTCACCGCCCGGTTCGGCTCCGGGGAGCAGGCGCTCGTCCTGGTGGCGATGGCGACCGGGGCCCGCGCCACCCCGGGGGCGCACCGGGCGGCGGCGGAGGCCTGCCAATGGATCGGCCGGGCCGTCGGCCGCAGTCACGCCCGGCTGGGCGAGGACATAAGGGCCGGCCGCCGCGGCGACCTGAAGTCGGGACTGCACCGCCTGACCGACCGCAGCCTCGGCAAACTCCGCGCCAGCGCCGCCGAGCAGGGCATCGACCCCGAGGAGTACGCCGCCACCCTGCGCTGCCTCCTCCTGCCCGCCGACCCCGAGTGCCGCACCCGGGTCTTCTTCGGCGTCGGCGCGGGCGGCCTCTTCCGGCTCCGCGACGGCGAGTGGCACGACATCGAGCCCCGCGTCACCGACGTCGCCGGCGAACCCGTCGTCGGCTTCGGCTCCCTGCCCGCCGAGACCCCCGAGGGCGACCGCCTCACCATGGACCTGGGCATCCCCACGCCCCCGAGCCCCTACGAACCCGCCCCCGAGCCGTCCCGCGAACCCTTCCGCTTCCGCGCCTCCATCGCCCGTCCGGGTGACACGCTCCTGATGTGCACCGGCGGCCTCGCCGAGCCGCTGCGCGGCGAACCCGAGCTGTGCGAGCACCTCACGGACCGATGGTCCGGACCCACCCCGCCCGGCCTCGCCGCCTTCCTCGCCGACACCCAGGTACGGGTCAAGGGGTATGCCGACGACCGTACGGCCGCCGCCGTCTGGGAGGCGTGA
- a CDS encoding transcriptional regulator, with protein MTAAQDEVGEFAALLRRLKDRTDRSYGSLARRLNMNTSTLHRYCAGEAVPLDYAPVERFAALCGATPEERLELHRLWLRAVSARQRPRAAGAADRGPEEAESQSPEPTSTGTEPVPPARPETEDAKPAEAPGAEEPGADGLPGEVDGQRGAETETVLAGRTESAPAPRRWYRRRRIAVAAAVAGALLVTLGSLSALPSDRPSTRAQGQESDEPYRTTPPGVSVTPSGTPTSPSPGTASPSAPKGTGGASGKPSAPPSGGRGSSQEPGGKPPAGTGTPLTWSVNSHVWNQGCGHDYVITKPPAQVAPPPAAQDARVWAGAEGAVHGRDTQVQISVQGRESTAVVLEALRVRVVGRAAPVQGSSYAMDQGCGGALSPRYFSVDLDKDRPVAHSKAGGDAEGPIPAIQMPYRVSAEDPEVLLVTATTTTCDCNWYLELDWSSQGRTGTVRIDDHGRPFRTSSIKGLPRYWYATDEAGTRAWVPYDS; from the coding sequence GTGACGGCAGCACAGGACGAGGTCGGGGAGTTCGCGGCGCTGCTGCGGCGACTGAAGGACCGCACGGACCGCAGCTACGGCTCGCTGGCCCGCCGCCTGAACATGAACACCTCCACCCTGCACCGCTATTGCGCCGGTGAGGCCGTCCCCCTCGACTACGCCCCCGTCGAACGCTTCGCCGCACTGTGCGGAGCGACGCCGGAGGAACGCCTCGAACTCCACCGGCTGTGGCTGCGAGCGGTCTCGGCCCGCCAGCGCCCCCGAGCGGCCGGCGCGGCCGACCGGGGTCCGGAGGAGGCGGAGAGCCAGAGCCCGGAGCCCACGAGCACCGGCACCGAGCCGGTCCCGCCCGCCCGACCGGAAACCGAGGACGCCAAACCGGCCGAGGCGCCGGGGGCCGAGGAGCCGGGGGCCGACGGTCTGCCCGGAGAGGTCGATGGGCAGCGTGGCGCGGAGACCGAGACAGTCCTGGCCGGCCGGACGGAGTCCGCTCCCGCCCCGCGGCGCTGGTACCGCCGGCGTCGGATCGCGGTGGCGGCGGCTGTCGCGGGGGCGTTGCTCGTGACGTTGGGCAGTCTGTCGGCGCTGCCGTCGGACAGACCGTCGACGCGGGCTCAGGGGCAGGAGTCGGACGAGCCGTACCGCACGACACCGCCCGGCGTGTCCGTCACCCCCTCGGGCACACCGACCAGCCCCTCCCCCGGCACCGCTTCGCCCTCCGCTCCGAAGGGGACCGGGGGTGCCTCGGGGAAGCCGTCCGCGCCGCCGAGCGGAGGCCGCGGGTCGTCGCAGGAGCCGGGCGGGAAGCCCCCGGCCGGGACCGGTACTCCGCTCACCTGGAGCGTCAACTCCCACGTCTGGAACCAGGGCTGCGGCCACGACTACGTCATCACCAAGCCGCCGGCCCAGGTCGCGCCGCCCCCGGCCGCGCAGGACGCCCGCGTGTGGGCGGGGGCGGAGGGTGCCGTGCACGGCAGGGACACCCAGGTGCAGATCTCGGTGCAGGGGCGCGAGTCCACGGCCGTGGTCCTGGAGGCGCTGCGTGTCCGGGTCGTCGGCCGCGCGGCCCCGGTCCAGGGCTCCTCGTACGCCATGGACCAGGGGTGCGGCGGGGCGCTCTCCCCGCGCTACTTCTCCGTCGACCTGGACAAGGACCGCCCGGTCGCCCACTCGAAGGCCGGCGGCGACGCGGAGGGGCCGATCCCGGCCATCCAGATGCCGTACCGCGTCTCGGCCGAGGACCCGGAGGTGCTGCTGGTCACGGCCACCACCACGACCTGCGACTGCAACTGGTACCTCGAACTGGACTGGTCCTCCCAGGGCCGCACCGGCACGGTCCGCATCGACGACCACGGCCGCCCCTTCCGCACCAGCTCCATCAAGGGCCTGCCGCGCTACTGGTACGCCACCGACGAGGCCGGCACGCGCGCCTGGGTGCCGTACGACAGTTAG
- a CDS encoding ATP-binding protein — protein MEDNTDSAVEQVPVPQLRRRLERADLGAVPETRKALRELLRQWGRPGRSEVAELLTSELVTNALVHTDHDAVFTAVVGPRGLRVEVRDFVARRPRMCVPVADDGTHGRGLMLVQSLADAWGVRAHGVGKSVWFELDGGLA, from the coding sequence GTGGAGGACAACACCGACAGCGCCGTGGAACAGGTGCCGGTGCCGCAGCTCAGGCGCCGACTCGAACGGGCGGACCTGGGGGCGGTACCGGAGACCCGTAAGGCACTGCGGGAGCTGCTACGGCAGTGGGGGCGGCCCGGACGATCGGAGGTCGCGGAACTGCTCACCAGCGAACTCGTCACCAACGCACTCGTCCACACCGACCACGACGCGGTGTTCACGGCCGTCGTCGGACCCCGCGGACTGCGGGTGGAGGTACGGGACTTCGTCGCCCGCCGGCCCAGAATGTGCGTGCCGGTCGCCGACGACGGCACGCACGGCCGGGGCCTGATGCTGGTGCAGTCCCTCGCGGACGCCTGGGGCGTACGGGCGCATGGCGTGGGCAAGTCGGTGTGGTTCGAACTCGACGGCGGCCTCGCGTGA
- a CDS encoding DUF2637 domain-containing protein, which yields MRLTDISLNWLLPGAVLLLGMLAAVAVLARGKRSGEHAKTEDSWERNEERRRRKEAIYGTASYVLLFCCAAVAAALSFKGLVGFGEQNLGLSNGWQYLVPFGLDGAAMFCSVLAVREASHGDAALGSRILVWTFAGAAAWFNWVHAPRGLGHDGAPHFFAGMSLSAAVLFDRALKQTRRAALREQGLVPRPLPQIRIVRWLRAPRETYKAWSLMLLENVRSLDEAVDEVREDKRQKETARLRRREQERVERAQLKAISRGHRGFVGRGRQLEAQATLERADDRVTAEPAISPKEQLPVRARPSLQPVRNGSESHTVDLTAEDDTMALPRLDSLERKLKDLEQQFG from the coding sequence ATGAGATTGACCGACATATCGCTGAACTGGCTGCTTCCGGGCGCCGTACTGCTCCTGGGCATGCTGGCGGCGGTAGCGGTGCTCGCGCGCGGCAAGCGGTCCGGGGAGCACGCGAAGACCGAGGACTCGTGGGAGCGGAACGAGGAGCGCCGCAGGCGCAAGGAAGCCATATACGGCACGGCTTCCTATGTACTGCTCTTCTGCTGTGCCGCCGTCGCCGCCGCCCTCTCCTTCAAGGGCCTGGTCGGCTTCGGCGAGCAGAACCTGGGCCTGTCCAACGGCTGGCAGTACCTGGTGCCGTTCGGCCTGGATGGCGCGGCGATGTTCTGCTCCGTGCTCGCGGTGCGCGAGGCCAGCCACGGCGACGCGGCCCTCGGCTCCCGGATACTCGTATGGACGTTCGCGGGTGCCGCGGCCTGGTTCAACTGGGTGCACGCGCCCAGGGGTCTGGGCCACGACGGCGCCCCCCACTTCTTCGCGGGCATGTCCCTGTCGGCCGCGGTCCTCTTCGACCGCGCACTCAAGCAGACCCGTCGGGCCGCGCTGCGTGAGCAGGGCCTGGTCCCCCGCCCGCTGCCGCAGATCCGCATCGTGCGCTGGCTGAGGGCGCCGCGGGAGACGTACAAGGCCTGGTCGCTGATGCTGCTGGAGAACGTGCGCAGCCTGGACGAGGCGGTCGACGAGGTCCGCGAGGACAAGCGTCAGAAGGAAACGGCCCGCCTCCGGCGCCGCGAGCAGGAGCGGGTCGAGCGGGCGCAGCTCAAGGCGATCAGCCGGGGCCATCGCGGATTCGTGGGCCGCGGCCGACAGTTGGAGGCGCAGGCCACCCTGGAACGGGCGGACGACCGCGTCACCGCGGAGCCTGCCATATCGCCCAAGGAGCAACTGCCCGTCCGCGCGCGGCCCTCCCTCCAGCCCGTCCGCAACGGGTCTGAGTCGCACACGGTGGACCTCACCGCGGAGGACGACACAATGGCCCTGCCTCGCCTCGACTCGCTCGAGCGCAAGCTCAAGGATCTTGAGCAGCAGTTCGGCTAG
- a CDS encoding (2Fe-2S)-binding protein → MPAQLPAPRPAPHAPHAPHSPVTSPVTDAYTQATKALPSLTVTELGNTEQPPRTPGWITTAALAEDPQALDTFLAWDDAQILRDHGRPARPDVTASFGLHRYAWPACLLITAPWFLHRRVPRYPVTNVSYDRTHGPMSFAVRPGPFACLPDDPASTHPDARTVPDEEALRAEVRDAIAEHMEPVLAAFGPRMRRRGRALWGMVTDEIVESLWYLAELLGEDEKQRAEHELDRLLPGTTKPYVGSAAFRVLTGPNGEPLPTRDRASCCMFYTLDPDDTCVTCPRTSDADRIAKLLAGSPS, encoded by the coding sequence ATGCCCGCACAGCTGCCCGCACCACGACCGGCCCCCCACGCACCCCACGCACCCCACTCACCCGTCACCTCACCCGTCACCGACGCCTACACCCAGGCCACCAAGGCCCTCCCAAGCCTGACGGTCACAGAACTCGGCAACACCGAGCAGCCCCCGCGAACCCCCGGCTGGATCACCACCGCCGCACTCGCGGAAGACCCGCAAGCCCTGGACACCTTCCTGGCCTGGGACGACGCCCAGATCCTCCGAGACCACGGCCGCCCGGCCCGCCCGGACGTGACCGCCAGCTTCGGCCTGCACCGCTACGCCTGGCCCGCCTGCCTCCTGATCACCGCCCCCTGGTTCCTGCACCGGCGGGTCCCCCGCTACCCCGTGACCAACGTCTCGTACGACCGCACGCACGGCCCGATGTCCTTCGCCGTACGCCCGGGCCCCTTCGCCTGCCTCCCGGACGACCCGGCGTCGACGCACCCGGACGCGAGGACAGTGCCCGACGAGGAGGCCCTGCGCGCCGAGGTCCGGGACGCGATCGCCGAGCACATGGAGCCGGTCCTCGCCGCGTTCGGCCCCCGCATGCGCCGCCGCGGCCGGGCCCTGTGGGGCATGGTGACCGACGAGATCGTGGAGAGCCTGTGGTACCTGGCCGAACTACTGGGCGAGGACGAGAAGCAACGGGCCGAACACGAACTCGACCGACTCCTGCCCGGCACGACCAAGCCGTACGTCGGCTCCGCGGCCTTCCGCGTCCTGACGGGACCGAACGGCGAACCGCTCCCCACCCGGGACCGGGCGAGCTGCTGCATGTTCTACACGCTGGACCCGGACGACACCTGCGTCACCTGCCCCCGCACGTCCGACGCGGACCGCATCGCCAAACTACTGGCCGGCTCACCGAGCTGA
- a CDS encoding GntR family transcriptional regulator, with translation MKQGAQGSAGAGGAEVSGSSGLGAVRVPAQVRAVDVGRRGAARDAARGVPEVAVRGEHTHSEVPIPCPSPREELGARAVVQRASVRGQILDALRTALVTGELRPGEVYSAPALGERFGVSATPVREAMQQLALDGAVEVVPNRGFRVVERGARELAELAEVRALIEVPVMVRLARTVSAQRWAELRPLAEATVRAAASGCRATYAESDRVFHRALLSLAGNEQLVQIAEDLHRRAQWPLMGAAAVARGRAEMVADAAEHLALLDALIARDLDVVRALVGEHFAGA, from the coding sequence GTGAAGCAGGGTGCGCAGGGCTCCGCCGGGGCGGGGGGTGCGGAGGTTTCCGGTTCTTCCGGGCTTGGGGCTGTGCGGGTGCCGGCTCAGGTGCGGGCCGTGGATGTGGGGCGGCGGGGGGCCGCTCGGGATGCGGCGCGGGGTGTTCCGGAGGTTGCTGTCCGGGGTGAGCACACGCACAGTGAGGTGCCGATTCCCTGCCCCTCTCCGAGGGAAGAGCTGGGGGCTCGGGCTGTTGTTCAGCGGGCCTCTGTGCGGGGGCAGATCCTCGATGCGTTGCGTACCGCGCTGGTGACCGGGGAGCTGCGGCCCGGGGAGGTGTACTCCGCGCCCGCTCTGGGGGAGCGGTTCGGGGTTTCCGCCACTCCTGTGCGGGAGGCCATGCAGCAGCTCGCGCTCGACGGGGCCGTCGAGGTCGTGCCCAACCGGGGGTTCCGGGTCGTCGAGCGGGGGGCCCGGGAGCTGGCCGAGTTGGCCGAGGTGCGGGCGTTGATCGAGGTGCCGGTGATGGTGCGGCTCGCTCGTACGGTGTCCGCGCAGCGGTGGGCCGAACTGCGGCCGCTCGCGGAGGCGACGGTGCGGGCGGCGGCCTCCGGGTGCCGGGCCACCTACGCCGAGTCCGACCGGGTGTTTCACCGGGCCCTGCTGTCCCTGGCGGGGAACGAGCAGTTGGTGCAGATCGCCGAGGATCTGCACCGGCGTGCGCAGTGGCCGTTGATGGGCGCGGCGGCGGTGGCGCGCGGGCGCGCGGAGATGGTGGCCGACGCCGCGGAGCACCTCGCGCTGCTCGACGCGCTGATCGCCCGTGATCTCGATGTCGTGCGTGCGCTGGTCGGGGAGCACTTCGCCGGGGCGTGA